CCCGTTTCCGACATCGCGCGCTCGGTCGAGTTCTATCTCGACGCATTCGCCCCGGTGGGGCTCGAGGAGTTGCAGCGGGTACAGACGCCGTCCGGTGCCCTCGTGGGTTTCGGAAGTGCCGGCCACCCGTTCTTCTGGCTTCACGAGGGGGCGCGGGGCGTGCAGCAGGAACTCCACTTCGCGTTTTCCGCGCCGAGCCGCGAGGCCGTCGACGGGGTCCACGAGCGGGCGGTCGCCTCCGGTATCGAGGTTCTGCACGCGCCCCGGGTGTGGCCCGAGTATCACCCCGGCTATTACGCGGTCTTCCTGCGGGATCCCAACGGCCACAACGTGGAAGCCGTACACCACACATTCTGATCGGACGGTGTCGCGGGTGTCGGTCCTGTCGGGCGGGTGTCAGTCCCGTCGGGCGAGGACGCGGACCTGCTGTTCGTCCTTGCGGTCCCGCACGCTCACGCCCAGCTCGGCAAGCTTCTCGTCGATTTCCTCGACGTCGCGCGCCTTCTTGTCGGCGAGTGCGCGGCGGCGAGCCCGCAGCAGCGTGTGAACGGCCTCGTCGATGCCCGGCGCCCCGTCCATCCATTTCGTGTACTCGGTCGCGAGAGGATCGTTCCGTTCGATCCACGGATATCCGCGTTCGCGGAAGACAGTCTCCATCCGCGGGCCGGACAGGTCGCCTGCTCCGAATCGTGCCAGGGGCCGCCGGTTCCGGTCGGTGAGGACGAGGTCGTCGTCCTCGCGGAACACGGCGCCGATGCGAGTGCGGGGCACGTACTGCTCACGCCCGTCCTGGGAGAGTTCCACGTGGTCGGCGGCCACGGTGAGAGTCAGGGACTCCTTGCGGGCGATGTCGAACAGGGCCAGACCGCCGACGAACCCGAGCACCGAGGCGACCGGGACCAGCCACACCGCCGGTACGGTCATCGCGATCTCGAGCGGACCGGGGAGGGACG
This genomic interval from Rhodococcus triatomae contains the following:
- a CDS encoding VOC family protein, translated to MIDHFGFPVSDIARSVEFYLDAFAPVGLEELQRVQTPSGALVGFGSAGHPFFWLHEGARGVQQELHFAFSAPSREAVDGVHERAVASGIEVLHAPRVWPEYHPGYYAVFLRDPNGHNVEAVHHTF
- a CDS encoding YqeB family protein — encoded protein: MTHEPTSHDPNLTEPTVLRFPAGWLWIFGIVGVAAGCGIGFAIGPVGRWAVDTLPSLPGPLEIAMTVPAVWLVPVASVLGFVGGLALFDIARKESLTLTVAADHVELSQDGREQYVPRTRIGAVFREDDDLVLTDRNRRPLARFGAGDLSGPRMETVFRERGYPWIERNDPLATEYTKWMDGAPGIDEAVHTLLRARRRALADKKARDVEEIDEKLAELGVSVRDRKDEQQVRVLARRD